A region from the Actinoplanes sp. OR16 genome encodes:
- a CDS encoding ATP-grasp domain-containing protein yields MTLIARRLDHALHQRASRRLVPAATTRRRQLVMIEMGLAVAGCVSGYLLFIDWARHFEVRICEQIIMAMGVDRVSAALGDSFIVFGPGFEPVTATMTGSCSILSSVLALAALAVIVLRERPQVLAGFLVASVFVLAANQLRLLLSLLAGRYFAVDALVFFHDWIGAVINFAYTLIGLLIMIGMTMYDAQRAEQDHTGRHTADRPEAWARPGLGHRVPLADEDAPKASKVQVAAFLHRKILPRALSVRLARRRERTRVDYRVGHENAARRAAIVRELAGKGLGVHTATLLAVATHETDLGVLDALADAVAARQWEPIANHDVIALRLWARAWLMRTPTAESVAGTGRLIAVTGAGGPAGVAVIQALQGAGDEVLALDANPDGVGLRLAGHSAVLPRADHPSYAGKLLAVLHERRPLALVCTVAEEYHALAPLSARLDEMGVRTWLPDPASAETCLDKIAFATALHAAGVPHPATAWTADTAGLVPGPWVVKPARGRGSRDVVFVDEPADLPHAFFTVPGAIVQTRLDGREFTADALVARDGRMLACVPRWRDETRGGISVRGTTFASPEVTAMVAATLRAVGHSGPANVQGFVHPDGTVTIVEVNPRFSGGLPLTLAAGADVVGTYVAGILDPAADLPELTFTPGMRMARYFSEVFYTSADLVGAAR; encoded by the coding sequence ATGACCCTCATCGCCCGCCGCCTCGATCATGCTCTGCACCAGCGGGCATCGCGACGCCTGGTGCCGGCCGCGACGACCCGCCGCCGCCAGCTCGTCATGATCGAAATGGGGCTGGCGGTGGCCGGCTGCGTGAGCGGCTACCTGCTCTTCATCGACTGGGCCCGGCACTTCGAGGTCCGCATCTGCGAGCAGATCATCATGGCGATGGGCGTCGACCGGGTGTCGGCGGCGCTGGGCGACTCCTTCATCGTCTTCGGCCCCGGATTCGAACCGGTGACCGCCACGATGACCGGCTCCTGCTCGATCCTGTCCAGCGTCCTGGCTCTCGCCGCGCTGGCCGTCATCGTGCTGCGCGAACGCCCTCAGGTCCTGGCCGGTTTCCTGGTCGCGAGCGTCTTCGTCCTCGCCGCCAACCAGCTCCGGCTCCTGCTGTCGCTGCTGGCCGGCCGGTACTTCGCCGTGGACGCGCTGGTCTTCTTCCACGACTGGATCGGCGCGGTCATCAATTTCGCCTACACCCTGATCGGACTGCTCATCATGATCGGAATGACGATGTACGACGCCCAGCGCGCCGAGCAGGACCACACGGGACGGCACACCGCGGACCGGCCGGAGGCCTGGGCGCGTCCCGGGCTCGGCCACCGGGTGCCGCTCGCCGATGAGGACGCGCCGAAGGCGTCGAAGGTCCAGGTGGCGGCGTTCCTGCACCGCAAGATCCTGCCGCGGGCGCTGTCGGTGCGGCTGGCCCGGCGCCGGGAGCGGACCCGCGTCGACTACCGGGTCGGTCACGAGAACGCCGCCCGCCGCGCCGCCATCGTCCGCGAGCTCGCCGGCAAGGGTCTGGGCGTGCACACCGCGACGCTGCTCGCGGTGGCCACCCACGAGACCGACCTGGGAGTGCTGGACGCGCTGGCCGACGCGGTGGCGGCCCGGCAGTGGGAGCCGATCGCCAACCACGACGTGATCGCGTTGCGGCTCTGGGCTCGTGCCTGGTTGATGCGCACCCCCACCGCCGAGTCCGTCGCCGGCACCGGCCGGTTGATCGCCGTCACGGGTGCGGGCGGCCCGGCCGGTGTGGCGGTCATCCAGGCGCTCCAGGGCGCCGGCGACGAGGTTCTCGCCCTGGACGCCAACCCCGACGGGGTCGGGCTCCGTCTCGCCGGTCACTCCGCGGTGCTTCCGCGAGCAGACCATCCCTCGTACGCCGGGAAGCTGCTCGCGGTCCTGCACGAACGCCGGCCTCTGGCGCTGGTCTGCACCGTCGCCGAGGAATACCACGCCCTGGCCCCGCTCTCGGCACGCCTCGACGAGATGGGTGTCCGTACCTGGCTTCCCGACCCGGCCTCCGCGGAGACCTGCCTCGACAAGATCGCTTTCGCGACCGCGCTGCACGCTGCCGGCGTGCCGCATCCGGCGACCGCCTGGACCGCCGACACCGCCGGCCTGGTCCCCGGCCCGTGGGTGGTCAAACCGGCCCGCGGCCGGGGCAGCCGGGACGTGGTGTTCGTCGACGAGCCGGCCGACCTGCCGCACGCGTTCTTCACGGTTCCGGGCGCGATCGTGCAGACCCGGCTGGACGGCCGGGAGTTCACCGCCGACGCGCTGGTCGCCCGGGACGGCCGGATGCTCGCCTGCGTGCCGCGCTGGCGGGACGAGACCCGCGGCGGCATCTCGGTGCGCGGCACCACGTTCGCGTCCCCCGAGGTCACCGCGATGGTCGCGGCCACCCTGCGGGCCGTCGGGCACAGCGGGCCCGCCAACGTGCAGGGCTTCGTCCACCCGGACGGGACCGTGACGATCGTCGAGGTCAACCCGCGGTTCTCCGGCGGCCTGCCGCTGACCCTCGCGGCCGGCGCGGACGTGGTCGGCACGTACGTCGCCGGGATCCTCGACCCGGCCGCCGACCTGCCCGAACTGACGTTCACACCGGGGATGCGGATGGCCCGCTACTTCAGCGAGGTCTTCTACACCTCCGCCGATCTCGTAGGGGCCGCCCGATGA
- a CDS encoding glycosyltransferase, with amino-acid sequence MPDHFRRGLLTHALILVAAFALAGVDRTLGWAATVLNIVFLLFFFRHLAFAVSAARWAERDLDAPVIGVETYTPSIAVLVACKDEELVVDGMVAAMLDLSYPPDRLTVVVVDDASTDGTGAKLDAWHAANPRLKVLHRQPGAGGGKSGALNDALALVDAEIAVIFDADHQPESSVLRRLVRHFRDPRVGAVMGRCVVRNGVESNLASTIFIDYLSGYLVNEYGRQALFELPAYGGANCAVRTDLIRALGGWNPHTVTEDTDLTLRLLLDGYRVRYDSTAVDFEEAVLSNSRFWRQRYRWARGHQKCLRDYWRPVLRSRHLSPMEKLETILFLWVYHVPVLCGVGLVLIGLRAFGIGGASFIQMISLSALLFAGPFTELAVGLVLGRVSRKAVWMLVGFIPAFGMSILTATKAYADGMWGTTYSWSKTARSGATSAVVAAPAPAVPERAAA; translated from the coding sequence GTGCCGGACCACTTCCGGCGCGGCCTGCTCACCCATGCCCTGATCCTCGTCGCCGCGTTCGCGCTGGCCGGAGTGGATCGGACGCTCGGCTGGGCGGCGACCGTGCTGAACATCGTGTTCCTGCTCTTCTTCTTCCGGCACCTCGCGTTCGCGGTCTCGGCGGCCCGCTGGGCCGAACGGGACCTGGACGCCCCGGTCATCGGCGTCGAGACCTACACGCCGTCGATCGCGGTCCTCGTCGCTTGCAAGGACGAGGAACTGGTCGTCGACGGCATGGTCGCGGCGATGCTCGACCTGTCGTATCCGCCTGATCGCCTGACGGTCGTCGTGGTGGACGACGCCTCCACCGACGGGACCGGCGCGAAACTCGACGCCTGGCACGCGGCGAATCCCCGGCTCAAGGTCCTGCACCGGCAGCCCGGCGCCGGCGGTGGCAAGTCCGGCGCCCTCAACGACGCTCTCGCGCTGGTCGACGCCGAGATCGCGGTCATCTTCGACGCCGACCACCAGCCCGAGTCGAGCGTTCTGCGCCGGCTCGTCCGGCATTTCCGGGATCCGCGCGTCGGCGCCGTGATGGGCCGCTGCGTCGTGCGCAACGGCGTCGAGTCCAATCTCGCTTCGACGATCTTCATCGACTACCTGTCCGGGTATCTCGTGAACGAGTACGGCCGGCAGGCCCTCTTCGAGCTTCCCGCGTACGGCGGCGCCAACTGCGCGGTCCGCACCGACCTGATCAGGGCGCTCGGTGGATGGAACCCGCACACCGTCACCGAGGACACCGACCTCACGCTGCGGCTGCTGCTCGACGGGTACCGGGTCCGGTACGACTCGACAGCCGTGGACTTCGAGGAGGCCGTGCTCTCGAACAGCCGGTTCTGGCGGCAGCGGTACCGGTGGGCCCGCGGTCATCAGAAGTGCCTGCGGGATTACTGGCGGCCGGTCCTGCGCAGCCGTCACCTGTCCCCGATGGAGAAGCTGGAGACGATCCTCTTCCTCTGGGTCTATCACGTGCCGGTGCTGTGCGGGGTGGGCCTGGTGCTGATCGGGCTGCGGGCCTTCGGGATCGGCGGGGCGTCCTTCATCCAGATGATCTCGCTGTCGGCGTTGCTGTTCGCGGGACCGTTCACCGAGCTGGCGGTAGGACTGGTGCTCGGCAGGGTGTCGCGGAAGGCCGTGTGGATGCTGGTCGGATTCATCCCCGCGTTCGGGATGTCGATCCTGACGGCCACCAAGGCCTACGCCGACGGGATGTGGGGGACGACCTACAGCTGGTCGAAGACGGCTCGGTCCGGTGCGACGAGCGCGGTCGTCGCCGCGCCGGCTCCCGCCGTACCGGAGAGAGCCGCCGCATGA
- a CDS encoding PIG-L deacetylase family protein, with protein MRSVLAIGAHPDDIELGCGGTLAAHRAAGDRVTMLVMTGGQNGPGEVGGRRAEAEAAARNLDCGLIWGGLVDCAVAPDAATVAVIEQAIRQVEADVVYVHAPDDSHQDHRAVAAATISAARHSRRILHYRSPSTTRFEPTVYVDISAHLDRKIDALACHSSQVEASAMVDPEVVAASARHFGAQARVRFAEAFMPARFVWDLAPPIALPHQSSSLAEMVAA; from the coding sequence ATGCGCAGCGTCCTGGCCATCGGCGCGCACCCCGACGACATCGAGCTCGGCTGCGGCGGCACCCTCGCCGCTCATCGGGCAGCCGGCGACCGGGTCACCATGCTCGTGATGACCGGCGGGCAGAACGGACCCGGAGAGGTCGGCGGACGCCGGGCCGAGGCCGAGGCGGCCGCCCGCAACCTGGACTGCGGCCTGATCTGGGGCGGTCTCGTGGACTGCGCCGTCGCCCCGGACGCCGCCACCGTGGCCGTCATCGAGCAGGCGATCCGGCAGGTGGAGGCGGACGTCGTCTACGTGCACGCGCCGGACGACTCGCACCAGGACCACCGGGCGGTCGCGGCGGCGACGATCTCGGCGGCCCGGCACAGCCGGCGGATCCTGCACTACCGCAGCCCGTCGACGACCCGGTTCGAGCCGACCGTCTACGTGGACATCTCGGCGCACCTGGACCGCAAGATCGACGCGCTGGCGTGTCACAGCAGCCAGGTCGAGGCGTCGGCGATGGTCGACCCGGAGGTGGTGGCGGCCTCGGCGCGGCACTTCGGCGCGCAGGCCCGGGTGCGGTTCGCGGAGGCGTTCATGCCGGCCCGCTTCGTGTGGGATCTGGCGCCGCCCATCGCCCTGCCCCATCAGTCCTCCTCGCTTGCTGAGATGGTCGCCGCGTGA